From the Pontibaca methylaminivorans genome, the window TTCGGGGATCAGCGCATTGTCGGCGCTGCCCTGCACCGGGACGCTTCGGCCCGATCCGAACCAGTTGGCCGGATTCAGCCGCGAATTGCACCCGGCAAGCGCCAGCGAACCGATCAGAAGAACTGCCAGAGGTCTGTACATGCGCCTGCTGCCCTCGGAATTGGTTTCGTCACGGTTAGCGCATTCACGCTCGGTTGAAAAGCATTCATGGACCACTGGACTCCGGCGGGTACGAGGCATAGCTCGGGAGGGGAAGACAAGGGGATTGCACGATGGCCAGCGCCGCATTCGAGGAAATCGTCGAGGATTTCGAGTTCCTGCCCGACTGGGAGGATCGCTACCGGCACGTGATCGAGCTTGGCCGCGCGATGGAGCCGCTCGACGAGGCGCTGAAGGTTCCCGCGACCAAGGTCGATGGCTGCGTGAGCCAGGTCTGGCTGCACCCGGAGATCGAGAGCGGCATCTTCAGCTTTCGGGGCGACAGCGATGCGCTGATCGTGCGCGGGCTGATCGCGGTGCTGCGCGCGCTTTACTGCGGGCTTCCGGTGGCGGAGGTGCC encodes:
- a CDS encoding SufE family protein gives rise to the protein MASAAFEEIVEDFEFLPDWEDRYRHVIELGRAMEPLDEALKVPATKVDGCVSQVWLHPEIESGIFSFRGDSDALIVRGLIAVLRALYCGLPVAEVPGVDARRELERLGLNEHLSSQRSNGLRSMVERIGLVAQEKV